The Schistocerca nitens isolate TAMUIC-IGC-003100 chromosome 12, iqSchNite1.1, whole genome shotgun sequence genome has a window encoding:
- the LOC126214913 gene encoding uncharacterized protein LOC126214913 — translation MSYLLSKGGLVGTIYGCSVNGWSNESLFFKWIQDFLNNVKSTIDYPVLLILDNHSSHISLEIFEFCKKHSIVMVTIPPHTSHKPQPLDVPFFSSLKSAFSHECDMYMKSQVYQKITPCELAELFNKAYIKVTTMDKGQSGFKAGGICSFNPNKFQHDLQQCEILRDVVLEDEEVPMQQMEMKWLHLQTSHMSTK, via the coding sequence atgtcatATCTCCTAAGTAAAGGTGGACTAGTTGGAACAATATATGGTTGTTCcgtcaatggctggtccaatgagtcattatttttcaaatggatccaagattttctgaacaatgtaaaatcaactattgattaccctgtgctgctgattttagataatcacagcagccacatttcacttgaaatttttgaattttgtaaaaaacattctattgtcatggtaaccatacctccacacacttctcacaagcctcaaccactagatgttccattcttttcttctttgaaatcagccttcagtcatgaatgtgacatgtatatgaagtcacaggtgtatcaaaaaattacaccatgtgagttagcagaactttttaataaggcatatattaaggtcactaccatggacaaagggcagtcagggtttaaggcaggtgggatttgctctttcaatccaaacaaatttcagcatgacttacaacaatgtgagattttaagagatgttgtccttgaagatgaagaggttccgatgcaacaaatggaaatgaagtggttgcatctTCAAACGAGCCACATGTCCACAAAAtga